A genome region from Meriones unguiculatus strain TT.TT164.6M chromosome 2, Bangor_MerUng_6.1, whole genome shotgun sequence includes the following:
- the Polr1d gene encoding DNA-directed RNA polymerases I and III subunit RPAC2: MEEDQELERKAPGRRAPAAGGGERRAALELVQAAGADGRCVTFVLHDEDHTLGNALRYMLAKDPAVHFCGYTTTHPSESRINLRVQTRGALPAVEPFRRGLAGLLGLCQYVLREFETSVGDFRERTAAGGGDEPQARV; encoded by the coding sequence ATGGAAGAGgatcaggagctggagaggaagGCGCCGGGCCGGAGGGCCCCCGCGGCGGGCGGCGGCGAGCGGCGGGCGGCGCTGGAGCTGGTACAGGCGGCCGGGGCGGACGGGCGCTGCGTGACCTTCGTGCTGCACGATGAGGACCACACGCTGGGCAACGCGCTGCGCTACATGCTGGCCAAGGACCCCGCCGTGCACTTCTGCGGCTACACCACCACGCACCCCTCGGAGAGCCGCATCAACCTGCGCGTGCAGACGCGGGGCGCCCTGCCCGCCGTCGAGCCCTTCCGCAGGGGCCTGGCCGGCCTCCTGGGCCTCTGCCAGTACGTGCTGCGCGAGTTCGAGACCAGCGTGGGGGACTTCCGGGAGAGGACGGCCGCCGGCGGCGGGGACGAGCCGCAAGCGCGAGTGTGA